A window of the Hypomesus transpacificus isolate Combined female chromosome 10, fHypTra1, whole genome shotgun sequence genome harbors these coding sequences:
- the asph gene encoding aspartyl/asparaginyl beta-hydroxylase isoform X5 — MKQQLASKNGKAAETAGGSSFFTWFMVLALLGVWTSVAVVYFDLVDYQGVLAKAKDLRINLSEAIQGKLVSYDTDGDGDFDVEDAKVLLGLKEKATVVITKDPNLVEAPAAPVEEAAPEPVVEEVIEATEAEEAAQPPPEPEPEPEPEVEVEVVAEEEEEEAPEVIEEDPEILEEEPEVMEEEPEVLEEEPEILEEEPEPEEEEAAPVEEEVVEEAEEEEAAPVEEETVEEAAPVEEEVIEEEAAPIEEEAVEEEAAPVEEEVVEEAAAIEEEDAPVEEEVIEEAALVEEEAVEEEAAPVEEEVVEEAAPIEEEAAPVEEVVVEEAAPVEEEAAPVEEEVVEEAAAVEEEAVEEEAAPVEEEVVEEAAPVEEEAVEEEAAPVEEEVVEEAAPVEEEAVEEEAAPVEEEVEEAAAVEEEAVEEEEAPVEEEVVEEATPEVEEEAVAEEEEETQEVAEEAEESQQEAEEAVADEPVEEQTET; from the exons ATGAAACAGCAGCTAGCCAGTAAGAACGGCAAGGCGGCAGAGACTGCTGGCggcagctccttcttcacctggTTCATGGTGCTGGCGCTGCTGGGAGTCTGGACCTCCGTAGCCGTCGTCTACTTCGACCTGGTCGACTACCAGGGCGTCCTCG CCAAAGCTAAGGACTTGCGTATTAACCTCTCAGAAGCTATACAAG GTAAACTTGTTTCCTACGATACGGACGGAGATGGTGACTTCGATGTGGAGGACGCTAAAGTTCTGCTAG gactgaaagagaaggCCACCGTCGTCATCACCAAGGACCCCAACCTCGTGGAGGCCCCTGCTGCACCTGTCGAAGAAg ctgCTCCTGAGCCTGTTGTTGAGGAAGTGATTGAGGCGACCGAGGCAGAGGAggcagcccagcccccaccag AGCCTGAACCAGAACCCGAGCCTGAGGTCGAGGTTGAAGTGgtggccgaggaggaggaggaagaggctccTGAG GTGATCGAGGAAGACCCTGagatcctggaggaggagcctgaggtcatggaggaggagcctgaggtgctggaggaggagcctgagatcctggaggaggagcctgagcctgaggaggaggaagcagctccagtggaggaggaagtggttgAGGAGGCTGAAGAAGAAGAGGCTGCCCCTGTCGAGGAGGAGACTGTTGAGGAAGCTGCACCTGTCGAGGAGGAAGTGATCGAAGAAGAGGCTGCCCCCATTGAGGAAGAGGCAGTAGAAGAAGAGGCAGCTCCAGTGGAAGAGGAAGTGGTTGAGGAGGCAGCAGCTATAGAAGAAGAGGATGCtccagtggaggaggaagtAATTGAGGAGGCTGCTCTCGTTGAGGAAGAGGCAGTAGAAGAAGAGGCAGCtccagtggaggaggaagtTGTTGAGGAGGCTGCACCTATAGAAGAAGAGGCAGCTCCAGTGGAGGAGGTAGTTGTTGAGGAGGCTGCACCTGTAGAAGAAGAGGCAGCTCCAGTGGAGGAAGAAGTGGTCGAGGAGGCAGCAGCTGTAGAAGAAGAGGCCGTAGAGGAAGAGGCAGCTCCAGTGGAGGAAGAAGTGGTCGAGGAGGCAGCACCTGTAGAAGAAGAGGCCGTAGAAGAAGAGGCAGCtccagtggaggaggaagtggtcgAGGAGGCAGCACCTGTAGAAGAAGAGGCCGTAGAAGAAGAGGCAGCtccagtggaggaggaagtTGAGGAGGCAGCAGCTGTAGAAGAAGAGGCCGtagaagaagaggaagctccagtggaggaggaagtggttgAGGAAGCCACACCAGAGGTTGAAGAAGAGGCAGTAGCAGAAGAAGAGG AAGAGACACAGGAAGTAGCGGAAGAGGCAGAGGAGTCACAACAGGAAGCAG AAGAGGCAGTAGCAGATGAGCCAGTGGAGGAGCAGACAG AAACGTAA
- the asph gene encoding aspartyl/asparaginyl beta-hydroxylase isoform X4, translating to MAPKRAARAHIKKEMKQQLASKNGKAAETAGGSSFFTWFMVLALLGVWTSVAVVYFDLVDYQGVLAKAKDLRINLSEAIQGKLVSYDTDGDGDFDVEDAKVLLGLKEKATVVITKDPNLVEAPAAPVEEAAPEPVVEEVIEATEAEEAAQPPPEPEPEPEPEVEVEVVAEEEEEEAPEVIEEDPEILEEEPEVMEEEPEVLEEEPEILEEEPEPEEEEAAPVEEEVVEEAEEEEAAPVEEETVEEAAPVEEEVIEEEAAPIEEEAVEEEAAPVEEEVVEEAAAIEEEDAPVEEEVIEEAALVEEEAVEEEAAPVEEEVVEEAAPIEEEAAPVEEVVVEEAAPVEEEAAPVEEEVVEEAAAVEEEAVEEEAAPVEEEVVEEAAPVEEEAVEEEAAPVEEEVVEEAAPVEEEAVEEEAAPVEEEVEEAAAVEEEAVEEEEAPVEEEVVEEATPEVEEEAVAEEEEETQEVAEEAEESQQEAEEAVADEPVEEQTET from the exons AGATGAAACAGCAGCTAGCCAGTAAGAACGGCAAGGCGGCAGAGACTGCTGGCggcagctccttcttcacctggTTCATGGTGCTGGCGCTGCTGGGAGTCTGGACCTCCGTAGCCGTCGTCTACTTCGACCTGGTCGACTACCAGGGCGTCCTCG CCAAAGCTAAGGACTTGCGTATTAACCTCTCAGAAGCTATACAAG GTAAACTTGTTTCCTACGATACGGACGGAGATGGTGACTTCGATGTGGAGGACGCTAAAGTTCTGCTAG gactgaaagagaaggCCACCGTCGTCATCACCAAGGACCCCAACCTCGTGGAGGCCCCTGCTGCACCTGTCGAAGAAg ctgCTCCTGAGCCTGTTGTTGAGGAAGTGATTGAGGCGACCGAGGCAGAGGAggcagcccagcccccaccag AGCCTGAACCAGAACCCGAGCCTGAGGTCGAGGTTGAAGTGgtggccgaggaggaggaggaagaggctccTGAG GTGATCGAGGAAGACCCTGagatcctggaggaggagcctgaggtcatggaggaggagcctgaggtgctggaggaggagcctgagatcctggaggaggagcctgagcctgaggaggaggaagcagctccagtggaggaggaagtggttgAGGAGGCTGAAGAAGAAGAGGCTGCCCCTGTCGAGGAGGAGACTGTTGAGGAAGCTGCACCTGTCGAGGAGGAAGTGATCGAAGAAGAGGCTGCCCCCATTGAGGAAGAGGCAGTAGAAGAAGAGGCAGCTCCAGTGGAAGAGGAAGTGGTTGAGGAGGCAGCAGCTATAGAAGAAGAGGATGCtccagtggaggaggaagtAATTGAGGAGGCTGCTCTCGTTGAGGAAGAGGCAGTAGAAGAAGAGGCAGCtccagtggaggaggaagtTGTTGAGGAGGCTGCACCTATAGAAGAAGAGGCAGCTCCAGTGGAGGAGGTAGTTGTTGAGGAGGCTGCACCTGTAGAAGAAGAGGCAGCTCCAGTGGAGGAAGAAGTGGTCGAGGAGGCAGCAGCTGTAGAAGAAGAGGCCGTAGAGGAAGAGGCAGCTCCAGTGGAGGAAGAAGTGGTCGAGGAGGCAGCACCTGTAGAAGAAGAGGCCGTAGAAGAAGAGGCAGCtccagtggaggaggaagtggtcgAGGAGGCAGCACCTGTAGAAGAAGAGGCCGTAGAAGAAGAGGCAGCtccagtggaggaggaagtTGAGGAGGCAGCAGCTGTAGAAGAAGAGGCCGtagaagaagaggaagctccagtggaggaggaagtggttgAGGAAGCCACACCAGAGGTTGAAGAAGAGGCAGTAGCAGAAGAAGAGG AAGAGACACAGGAAGTAGCGGAAGAGGCAGAGGAGTCACAACAGGAAGCAG AAGAGGCAGTAGCAGATGAGCCAGTGGAGGAGCAGACAG AAACGTAA
- the asph gene encoding aspartyl/asparaginyl beta-hydroxylase isoform X6 produces MAPKRAARAHIKKEMKQQLASKNGKAAETAGGSSFFTWFMVLALLGVWTSVAVVYFDLVDYQGVLGLKEKATVVITKDPNLVEAPAAPVEEAAPEPVVEEVIEATEAEEAAQPPPEPEPEPEPEVEVEVVAEEEEEEAPEVIEEDPEILEEEPEVMEEEPEVLEEEPEILEEEPEPEEEEAAPVEEEVVEEAEEEEAAPVEEETVEEAAPVEEEVIEEEAAPIEEEAVEEEAAPVEEEVVEEAAAIEEEDAPVEEEVIEEAALVEEEAVEEEAAPVEEEVVEEAAPIEEEAAPVEEVVVEEAAPVEEEAAPVEEEVVEEAAAVEEEAVEEEAAPVEEEVVEEAAPVEEEAVEEEAAPVEEEVVEEAAPVEEEAVEEEAAPVEEEVEEAAAVEEEAVEEEEAPVEEEVVEEATPEVEEEAVAEEEEETQEVAEEAEESQQEAEEAVADEPVEEQTET; encoded by the exons AGATGAAACAGCAGCTAGCCAGTAAGAACGGCAAGGCGGCAGAGACTGCTGGCggcagctccttcttcacctggTTCATGGTGCTGGCGCTGCTGGGAGTCTGGACCTCCGTAGCCGTCGTCTACTTCGACCTGGTCGACTACCAGGGCGTCCTCG gactgaaagagaaggCCACCGTCGTCATCACCAAGGACCCCAACCTCGTGGAGGCCCCTGCTGCACCTGTCGAAGAAg ctgCTCCTGAGCCTGTTGTTGAGGAAGTGATTGAGGCGACCGAGGCAGAGGAggcagcccagcccccaccag AGCCTGAACCAGAACCCGAGCCTGAGGTCGAGGTTGAAGTGgtggccgaggaggaggaggaagaggctccTGAG GTGATCGAGGAAGACCCTGagatcctggaggaggagcctgaggtcatggaggaggagcctgaggtgctggaggaggagcctgagatcctggaggaggagcctgagcctgaggaggaggaagcagctccagtggaggaggaagtggttgAGGAGGCTGAAGAAGAAGAGGCTGCCCCTGTCGAGGAGGAGACTGTTGAGGAAGCTGCACCTGTCGAGGAGGAAGTGATCGAAGAAGAGGCTGCCCCCATTGAGGAAGAGGCAGTAGAAGAAGAGGCAGCTCCAGTGGAAGAGGAAGTGGTTGAGGAGGCAGCAGCTATAGAAGAAGAGGATGCtccagtggaggaggaagtAATTGAGGAGGCTGCTCTCGTTGAGGAAGAGGCAGTAGAAGAAGAGGCAGCtccagtggaggaggaagtTGTTGAGGAGGCTGCACCTATAGAAGAAGAGGCAGCTCCAGTGGAGGAGGTAGTTGTTGAGGAGGCTGCACCTGTAGAAGAAGAGGCAGCTCCAGTGGAGGAAGAAGTGGTCGAGGAGGCAGCAGCTGTAGAAGAAGAGGCCGTAGAGGAAGAGGCAGCTCCAGTGGAGGAAGAAGTGGTCGAGGAGGCAGCACCTGTAGAAGAAGAGGCCGTAGAAGAAGAGGCAGCtccagtggaggaggaagtggtcgAGGAGGCAGCACCTGTAGAAGAAGAGGCCGTAGAAGAAGAGGCAGCtccagtggaggaggaagtTGAGGAGGCAGCAGCTGTAGAAGAAGAGGCCGtagaagaagaggaagctccagtggaggaggaagtggttgAGGAAGCCACACCAGAGGTTGAAGAAGAGGCAGTAGCAGAAGAAGAGG AAGAGACACAGGAAGTAGCGGAAGAGGCAGAGGAGTCACAACAGGAAGCAG AAGAGGCAGTAGCAGATGAGCCAGTGGAGGAGCAGACAG AAACGTAA
- the asph gene encoding aspartyl/asparaginyl beta-hydroxylase isoform X3, translating to MGEPVVEPVAPTTVVEEIPEEMKQQLASKNGKAAETAGGSSFFTWFMVLALLGVWTSVAVVYFDLVDYQGVLGLKEKATVVITKDPNLVEAPAAPVEEAAPEPVVEEVIEATEAEEAAQPPPEPEPEPEPEVEVEVVAEEEEEEAPEVIEEDPEILEEEPEVMEEEPEVLEEEPEILEEEPEPEEEEAAPVEEEVVEEAEEEEAAPVEEETVEEAAPVEEEVIEEEAAPIEEEAVEEEAAPVEEEVVEEAAAIEEEDAPVEEEVIEEAALVEEEAVEEEAAPVEEEVVEEAAPIEEEAAPVEEVVVEEAAPVEEEAAPVEEEVVEEAAAVEEEAVEEEAAPVEEEVVEEAAPVEEEAVEEEAAPVEEEVVEEAAPVEEEAVEEEAAPVEEEVEEAAAVEEEAVEEEEAPVEEEVVEEATPEVEEEAVAEEEEETQEVAEEAEESQQEAEEAVADEPVEEQTET from the exons ATGGGCGAACCCGTCGTGGAACCCGTCGCCCCGACTACGGTCGTCGAGGAGATTCCAGAAG AGATGAAACAGCAGCTAGCCAGTAAGAACGGCAAGGCGGCAGAGACTGCTGGCggcagctccttcttcacctggTTCATGGTGCTGGCGCTGCTGGGAGTCTGGACCTCCGTAGCCGTCGTCTACTTCGACCTGGTCGACTACCAGGGCGTCCTCG gactgaaagagaaggCCACCGTCGTCATCACCAAGGACCCCAACCTCGTGGAGGCCCCTGCTGCACCTGTCGAAGAAg ctgCTCCTGAGCCTGTTGTTGAGGAAGTGATTGAGGCGACCGAGGCAGAGGAggcagcccagcccccaccag AGCCTGAACCAGAACCCGAGCCTGAGGTCGAGGTTGAAGTGgtggccgaggaggaggaggaagaggctccTGAG GTGATCGAGGAAGACCCTGagatcctggaggaggagcctgaggtcatggaggaggagcctgaggtgctggaggaggagcctgagatcctggaggaggagcctgagcctgaggaggaggaagcagctccagtggaggaggaagtggttgAGGAGGCTGAAGAAGAAGAGGCTGCCCCTGTCGAGGAGGAGACTGTTGAGGAAGCTGCACCTGTCGAGGAGGAAGTGATCGAAGAAGAGGCTGCCCCCATTGAGGAAGAGGCAGTAGAAGAAGAGGCAGCTCCAGTGGAAGAGGAAGTGGTTGAGGAGGCAGCAGCTATAGAAGAAGAGGATGCtccagtggaggaggaagtAATTGAGGAGGCTGCTCTCGTTGAGGAAGAGGCAGTAGAAGAAGAGGCAGCtccagtggaggaggaagtTGTTGAGGAGGCTGCACCTATAGAAGAAGAGGCAGCTCCAGTGGAGGAGGTAGTTGTTGAGGAGGCTGCACCTGTAGAAGAAGAGGCAGCTCCAGTGGAGGAAGAAGTGGTCGAGGAGGCAGCAGCTGTAGAAGAAGAGGCCGTAGAGGAAGAGGCAGCTCCAGTGGAGGAAGAAGTGGTCGAGGAGGCAGCACCTGTAGAAGAAGAGGCCGTAGAAGAAGAGGCAGCtccagtggaggaggaagtggtcgAGGAGGCAGCACCTGTAGAAGAAGAGGCCGTAGAAGAAGAGGCAGCtccagtggaggaggaagtTGAGGAGGCAGCAGCTGTAGAAGAAGAGGCCGtagaagaagaggaagctccagtggaggaggaagtggttgAGGAAGCCACACCAGAGGTTGAAGAAGAGGCAGTAGCAGAAGAAGAGG AAGAGACACAGGAAGTAGCGGAAGAGGCAGAGGAGTCACAACAGGAAGCAG AAGAGGCAGTAGCAGATGAGCCAGTGGAGGAGCAGACAG AAACGTAA
- the asph gene encoding aspartyl/asparaginyl beta-hydroxylase isoform X2 — translation MGEPVVEPVAPTTVVEEIPEEMKQQLASKNGKAAETAGGSSFFTWFMVLALLGVWTSVAVVYFDLVDYQGVLGKLVSYDTDGDGDFDVEDAKVLLGLKEKATVVITKDPNLVEAPAAPVEEAAPEPVVEEVIEATEAEEAAQPPPEPEPEPEPEVEVEVVAEEEEEEAPEVIEEDPEILEEEPEVMEEEPEVLEEEPEILEEEPEPEEEEAAPVEEEVVEEAEEEEAAPVEEETVEEAAPVEEEVIEEEAAPIEEEAVEEEAAPVEEEVVEEAAAIEEEDAPVEEEVIEEAALVEEEAVEEEAAPVEEEVVEEAAPIEEEAAPVEEVVVEEAAPVEEEAAPVEEEVVEEAAAVEEEAVEEEAAPVEEEVVEEAAPVEEEAVEEEAAPVEEEVVEEAAPVEEEAVEEEAAPVEEEVEEAAAVEEEAVEEEEAPVEEEVVEEATPEVEEEAVAEEEEETQEVAEEAEESQQEAEEAVADEPVEEQTET, via the exons ATGGGCGAACCCGTCGTGGAACCCGTCGCCCCGACTACGGTCGTCGAGGAGATTCCAGAAG AGATGAAACAGCAGCTAGCCAGTAAGAACGGCAAGGCGGCAGAGACTGCTGGCggcagctccttcttcacctggTTCATGGTGCTGGCGCTGCTGGGAGTCTGGACCTCCGTAGCCGTCGTCTACTTCGACCTGGTCGACTACCAGGGCGTCCTCG GTAAACTTGTTTCCTACGATACGGACGGAGATGGTGACTTCGATGTGGAGGACGCTAAAGTTCTGCTAG gactgaaagagaaggCCACCGTCGTCATCACCAAGGACCCCAACCTCGTGGAGGCCCCTGCTGCACCTGTCGAAGAAg ctgCTCCTGAGCCTGTTGTTGAGGAAGTGATTGAGGCGACCGAGGCAGAGGAggcagcccagcccccaccag AGCCTGAACCAGAACCCGAGCCTGAGGTCGAGGTTGAAGTGgtggccgaggaggaggaggaagaggctccTGAG GTGATCGAGGAAGACCCTGagatcctggaggaggagcctgaggtcatggaggaggagcctgaggtgctggaggaggagcctgagatcctggaggaggagcctgagcctgaggaggaggaagcagctccagtggaggaggaagtggttgAGGAGGCTGAAGAAGAAGAGGCTGCCCCTGTCGAGGAGGAGACTGTTGAGGAAGCTGCACCTGTCGAGGAGGAAGTGATCGAAGAAGAGGCTGCCCCCATTGAGGAAGAGGCAGTAGAAGAAGAGGCAGCTCCAGTGGAAGAGGAAGTGGTTGAGGAGGCAGCAGCTATAGAAGAAGAGGATGCtccagtggaggaggaagtAATTGAGGAGGCTGCTCTCGTTGAGGAAGAGGCAGTAGAAGAAGAGGCAGCtccagtggaggaggaagtTGTTGAGGAGGCTGCACCTATAGAAGAAGAGGCAGCTCCAGTGGAGGAGGTAGTTGTTGAGGAGGCTGCACCTGTAGAAGAAGAGGCAGCTCCAGTGGAGGAAGAAGTGGTCGAGGAGGCAGCAGCTGTAGAAGAAGAGGCCGTAGAGGAAGAGGCAGCTCCAGTGGAGGAAGAAGTGGTCGAGGAGGCAGCACCTGTAGAAGAAGAGGCCGTAGAAGAAGAGGCAGCtccagtggaggaggaagtggtcgAGGAGGCAGCACCTGTAGAAGAAGAGGCCGTAGAAGAAGAGGCAGCtccagtggaggaggaagtTGAGGAGGCAGCAGCTGTAGAAGAAGAGGCCGtagaagaagaggaagctccagtggaggaggaagtggttgAGGAAGCCACACCAGAGGTTGAAGAAGAGGCAGTAGCAGAAGAAGAGG AAGAGACACAGGAAGTAGCGGAAGAGGCAGAGGAGTCACAACAGGAAGCAG AAGAGGCAGTAGCAGATGAGCCAGTGGAGGAGCAGACAG AAACGTAA
- the asph gene encoding aspartyl/asparaginyl beta-hydroxylase isoform X1, producing MGEPVVEPVAPTTVVEEIPEEMKQQLASKNGKAAETAGGSSFFTWFMVLALLGVWTSVAVVYFDLVDYQGVLAKAKDLRINLSEAIQGKLVSYDTDGDGDFDVEDAKVLLGLKEKATVVITKDPNLVEAPAAPVEEAAPEPVVEEVIEATEAEEAAQPPPEPEPEPEPEVEVEVVAEEEEEEAPEVIEEDPEILEEEPEVMEEEPEVLEEEPEILEEEPEPEEEEAAPVEEEVVEEAEEEEAAPVEEETVEEAAPVEEEVIEEEAAPIEEEAVEEEAAPVEEEVVEEAAAIEEEDAPVEEEVIEEAALVEEEAVEEEAAPVEEEVVEEAAPIEEEAAPVEEVVVEEAAPVEEEAAPVEEEVVEEAAAVEEEAVEEEAAPVEEEVVEEAAPVEEEAVEEEAAPVEEEVVEEAAPVEEEAVEEEAAPVEEEVEEAAAVEEEAVEEEEAPVEEEVVEEATPEVEEEAVAEEEEETQEVAEEAEESQQEAEEAVADEPVEEQTET from the exons ATGGGCGAACCCGTCGTGGAACCCGTCGCCCCGACTACGGTCGTCGAGGAGATTCCAGAAG AGATGAAACAGCAGCTAGCCAGTAAGAACGGCAAGGCGGCAGAGACTGCTGGCggcagctccttcttcacctggTTCATGGTGCTGGCGCTGCTGGGAGTCTGGACCTCCGTAGCCGTCGTCTACTTCGACCTGGTCGACTACCAGGGCGTCCTCG CCAAAGCTAAGGACTTGCGTATTAACCTCTCAGAAGCTATACAAG GTAAACTTGTTTCCTACGATACGGACGGAGATGGTGACTTCGATGTGGAGGACGCTAAAGTTCTGCTAG gactgaaagagaaggCCACCGTCGTCATCACCAAGGACCCCAACCTCGTGGAGGCCCCTGCTGCACCTGTCGAAGAAg ctgCTCCTGAGCCTGTTGTTGAGGAAGTGATTGAGGCGACCGAGGCAGAGGAggcagcccagcccccaccag AGCCTGAACCAGAACCCGAGCCTGAGGTCGAGGTTGAAGTGgtggccgaggaggaggaggaagaggctccTGAG GTGATCGAGGAAGACCCTGagatcctggaggaggagcctgaggtcatggaggaggagcctgaggtgctggaggaggagcctgagatcctggaggaggagcctgagcctgaggaggaggaagcagctccagtggaggaggaagtggttgAGGAGGCTGAAGAAGAAGAGGCTGCCCCTGTCGAGGAGGAGACTGTTGAGGAAGCTGCACCTGTCGAGGAGGAAGTGATCGAAGAAGAGGCTGCCCCCATTGAGGAAGAGGCAGTAGAAGAAGAGGCAGCTCCAGTGGAAGAGGAAGTGGTTGAGGAGGCAGCAGCTATAGAAGAAGAGGATGCtccagtggaggaggaagtAATTGAGGAGGCTGCTCTCGTTGAGGAAGAGGCAGTAGAAGAAGAGGCAGCtccagtggaggaggaagtTGTTGAGGAGGCTGCACCTATAGAAGAAGAGGCAGCTCCAGTGGAGGAGGTAGTTGTTGAGGAGGCTGCACCTGTAGAAGAAGAGGCAGCTCCAGTGGAGGAAGAAGTGGTCGAGGAGGCAGCAGCTGTAGAAGAAGAGGCCGTAGAGGAAGAGGCAGCTCCAGTGGAGGAAGAAGTGGTCGAGGAGGCAGCACCTGTAGAAGAAGAGGCCGTAGAAGAAGAGGCAGCtccagtggaggaggaagtggtcgAGGAGGCAGCACCTGTAGAAGAAGAGGCCGTAGAAGAAGAGGCAGCtccagtggaggaggaagtTGAGGAGGCAGCAGCTGTAGAAGAAGAGGCCGtagaagaagaggaagctccagtggaggaggaagtggttgAGGAAGCCACACCAGAGGTTGAAGAAGAGGCAGTAGCAGAAGAAGAGG AAGAGACACAGGAAGTAGCGGAAGAGGCAGAGGAGTCACAACAGGAAGCAG AAGAGGCAGTAGCAGATGAGCCAGTGGAGGAGCAGACAG AAACGTAA